The following nucleotide sequence is from Chryseobacterium sp. CY350.
TTTTCCGAAATTGGATGAAAAAAACGGACTTCCGTTCAGCTGGATTCGCCATCAGCTTGAAGTAACCAATGATTTAAAAGAAAATAACTGGTTTGTGAGAAATGTTTTGGGGAATTTCAATTTTCATGTTGCCCATCATCTTTTTCCGAACTACAGCTATATGTATTATAACGAAATTACTGAGGAAATCGAGCAGTTTGCGAGAGAAAATAATTTGAGCTACAAACGGTTTCCGATTTTCAACGCTTTGGGCAAACATGTCGATTTGCTGAAGCAAAATGCGAATAACGCCTATTTTATTTTAGAAGAATAAATTAATGAAATATTTAAAATTATCAGGGCTCGAACCTCTGATTATTACTCCGGAATCGAATTTCATCAACGTTGGTGAAAGAACTAATGTTGCCGGATCTAAAAAGTTTTTAAGATTAATTAAAGAAGAAAAATTCTCTGAAGCTTTAGATATCGCAAGAGATCAGGTTGACGGCGGAGCTCAGATTCTTGACGTCAATTTTGACGACGGTTTGATCGACGGAAAAGCTTCCATGATTAAATTTCTGAACCTTATCGGTTCCGAACCTGATATTTCCAAAATTCCGATCATGGTCGATTCTTCCAAATGGGAAATATTGGAAGCGGGTTTACAAGTTGTTCAGGGAAAATGTGTGGTGAATTCCATCAGTTTGAAAGAAGGAAAAGAAGAGTTCGTAAAACACGCCAAAGCGATCAAAAGATACGGAGCGGCGGTGATTGTTATGGCTTTTGATGAGGTCGGACAAGCCGATAATTATGAAAGAAGACTGGAAATCACCCAGCGTTCTTATGATATTTTGGTGAATGAGGTTAAATTTCCCGCTGAAGATATTATTTTCGATTTAAATATATTCCCCGTTGCAACCGGAATGGACGAACACCGTCGCAACGCAATCGATTTCATTGAAGCCACACGTTGGGTAAGACAAAATCTTCCTTACGCTTCGGTGAGTGGAGGGGTTTCCAATGTCTCGTTCTCGTTCCGTGGAAATGATACCGTACGTGAGGCGATGCACTCGGTTTTCCTTTATCACGCAATTCAGGCTGGAATGAATATCGGAATTGTAAATCCTGCATTGCTCGAGGTCTATGATCAGATTAATAAGGAACTTCTTGAGCTTGTAGAAGATGTAATTCTCGACAAAAGAGAAGATGCGACCGAGAGGCTTTTAGATTATTCTGAACGGAATAAATCGGTTAAAAAAGAGAAAGTTGAGGAGCTTGAATGGCGAACTTATCCTTTGCAGGAAAGAATTACCCATTCTTTGGTAAAAGGTATTGACCGTTTTATCGAAGAAGATGTAGAAGAAGCCAGACTGCAGTCGGCAAGACCGCTTCACGTTATCGAAGTCAATCTGATGACCGGAATGGGCGTTGTCGGTGATTTATTTGGTGCCGGGAAAATGTTTCTTCCGCAGGTGGTAAAATCTGCCCGTGTCATGAAAAGAGCGGTCGCTTATCTGCAACCGTTTATCGAAGCGGAAAAAGATGTAGCTCAGAAACCCAACGGAAAAATCTTGATGGCAACTGTAAAAGGTGATGTTCACGATATCGGAAAAAATATTGTGAGCGTAGTGTTGGGTTGTAATAATTACGATATTGTCGATTTGGGAGTGATGGTTCCTGCCGAGAAAATTATTCAGGCAGCGATTGATCACAATGTCGATGTCATCGGTCTTAGCGGATTGATTACGCCGAGTTTAGATGAAATGGTGTATATCGCCTCAGAACTAGAAAGACAGAATTTAAATTTTCCTTTATTGATCGGTGGTGCGACGACTTCTAAAGCACATACTGCCGTAAAAATTGATTTAAAATATAAAAATGCAGTGGTTCACGTGAATGATGCTTCCAGAGCGGTTAACGTGGTAAGTTCATTGTTGGGAGATAGAAATAAAGAATATGTTGATGATTTGAAAAGTGATTATTCAGATTTCCGTGAAAAGTTTTTGAACAGGCAGATTGATAAAAACTATGTTTCCATTGAAGATGCCCGAAAAGATAAGTTTAAAATCGATTGGGAAAACGAAGAAATTTTCACTTTAAACAATTTGGGAATTCAGGTTTTCGAAAATCAGGATTTGGAAGAATTGATTCCTTTTATCGACTGGTCGCCGTTTTTCAGAAGCTGGGATCTGCACGGGAAATATCCGAATATTTTTGATGATGAAGTGGTGGGCGAACAAGCGAAAGAATTATTTGCAGACGGTCAGAAAATTTTAAAGAAAATTGTTGATGAAAAACGATTAGTTGCCAAAGCAATTTTTGGAATCTTTAAAGCCAATTCAAACGAAACTGATGATATTTTGATTTACGATGAAAATGATCAGGAAAAAGTTAAGTTTTTGACTTTAAGACAACAGGTTCAGAAATCGAAAGGTAAAGATTACATTGCATTAAGTGATTTTATTGCTCCAAAAAGTTCAGGAAAGACCGATTACATGGGTGCTTTCTGCGTTTGTACAGGTTTCGGAACGGATGAATTGTCGGATCAGTATGAAAAAGACAACGACGATTACAACGCGATTATGGTAAAAGCAATTGCCGACCGTTTTGCAGAAGCTTATGCAGAATTTTTACATAAAAAAGTACGTACAGAATATTGGGGTTACGCCAATCAGGAAAATTTAAGCAACGAAGATTTAATTGCTGAGAAATACAAGGGAATTCGTCCCGCTCCGGGTTATCCTGCCTGTCCGGACCATTTGGAAAAACATGCGATTTGGGATTTGTTGAAAGTTGAAGAAAACATCGGCGTTTATCTCACTGAAAGTTTAGCGATGTTCCCGACAGCTGCTGTTTCAGGTTATTATTTTGGAAGTCCGCACGCCAAATATTTCGGATTAGGAAAAATTTCAGAAGACCAGTTGAAAGAATATTCTGTAAGGAAAGGAATTTCTCTGCAGGAAGCCAGAAAATGGCTGAACCCGAATTTGGCAGATGGAATTTAGATGAGAAGACAGATTTGGGATAAGATGAATTTGAGGGATTAAATTCTATTTTTGTAAATAAAAATAATTATGAAAAATATCAAAATATTAGAAAATTTAATTGAAATAAAATCAATTGATGAGAAAAAAAAATCGATTGATTCTAACCGACCATTTTCTAATGAGTTGGAAAATAAAATTTTTCAGAAATTAAAATTAGATTGGAATTACAATTCAAATGCAATCGAAGGAAATCAGTTGAGTTATGGTGAAACAATCGCTTTTTTAAACTTTGGTTTGACGGCTAAAGGAAAACCTTTCAAAGATCATTTAGATATTAAAGGTCATAATGAAGCGATTGGTTTCATGTTGCAATTAATTAAAGAAAATCGTCCGCTTTCGGAAAGTGATATTAAGGATTTGCATAAAATAATTTTAGTTGAACCTTATTTTTCAAAAACTATTTCGCCACAAGGAATTGAATTCGAAAAAGAAATAAAAATTGGACAATATAAAACCTCACCAAACCATGTAAAAACAGTTTCCGGTGATATTCATTATTATACCAATCCTGAAGAGGTTGCTTTTGAAATGAACAATCTTTTGGAATGGTACAGGAATGCCGAGGAAGAAAATCTACATCCAATTGTTATTTCTGCAATTTTTCACCACAAGTTTACTTCGATTCATCCATTTGATGATGGAAACGGACGTTTAGCAAGAATTCTAAGCAATTTTATTTTGCTTAAACATCAATATCCAGTTATTGTAATTAAAAATAAACACAAAATTCAATATTATTCTGCATTGAATATTGCTGATAATGGAATCTACGAAGATTTAGTAAAACTATTTGCCGAAAATATTGGATTTAGTCTTGATATCATGCAGAAAGCAATTAATGGAGAAAATATTAATGAAGCAGATGATTTGGATAAGGAGATTGAATTGTTTGTCAAAGAAATGGAAATTCATAACACTAATATTGTTGATGTAATAAAAGATAAAGATTTTTTGATTGATACTTACATAAAGGGACTTTTTGACTATTTGTCACCTAAATTAAGCAAGTTTGAAAGTCTTTTCCAAGAATCATACTTATTTTTTTCTGAAACTAAATTTCTGATAAATGATTATAAATCTTTGATTGATAGAATTAAAGAGGATAATGAGTTATTGTTAAATGATGATTTTACAATATCAATTGTTTTTGATGATCATGTTAACTATGAATTTAATGTAGACTTAGATATAACAATAACTATTAAAAAGAAGACGTTAAAATATTTTGTAAAAGAAGAGCATTCTTCTTATGATGAAGCAATGTTGGAATCTTATCTCTACAGAAATACAGTCTTTTCAAAAATATATTCTTACGATTCTGAAAAAGAATCAATTTATAATGAAGTTACAAAAGGAGTTGTTAACTATCTTATAGATTTCATAAAAAATAAAACTAAACAAGGTTAATGAAAATCACAGACCATATAAAAAACGCCAACGGCAAAACCTTATTTTCTTTAGAGGTTGTTCCGCCTCAAAAAGGAATCGGGATTGAAGATTTATATACCAACATCGATCCTTTAATGGAATTTAAACCACCATTCATTGATGTGACGACTTCCAGGGAAGAATATATTTACATCGACAAAGGAAATGGTTTAATGGAGCGTCGTATTACAAGAATGCGTCCCGGAACTTTGGGGATTTGTGCGGCGATTCAGCATAAGTATGGAGTTGATACCGTTCCGCATCTGCTTTGCGGAGGTTTTACAAAAGAAGAAACAGAATATCTTTTGGTAGACTGTATGTATCTCGGAATCGACAATATTATGGCACTTCGCGGCGATGCGATGAAAGGGCATCAGTATTTTGAGGCAACTCCTGGCGGTCATGCAAGCGCAATGGATTTGGTTAATCAGATCAACAACTTGGGAAGAGGAAAATATTTGCATGATGAGCAAATTTGTGATGATCACAATAAATTCTGCATCGGAGTTGCCGGTTATCCTGAAAAGCACATGGAAGCTCCGTCAATGAATTATGACCTGAAATGGCTGAAACAAAAAGTAGATGCAGGCGCAGATTATATCGTAACTCAAATGTTTTTTGATAATAAAAAGTATATCGAATTTGTAACCAAAGCAAGAGAAATGGGAATTACAGTTCCTATTATTCCGGGAATTAAACCGATTGCAACAAAAAAACATTTGAAACTGTTGCCGCAGGTTTTCAAAATAGATTTGCCTGAAGACTTAATCAATGCTGTAGAAAGTGCAAAAAATAATGAAGCCGTAAAACAAATCGGTGTAGAATGGGCAATCAGTCAGTGCAAAGAACTGCTTGATTTTGGCGTTCCTGTACTGCATTTTTACTCGATGGGTAAAAGTGATAATATTAAAAAAGTGGCTGGAGAGCTGTTTTAAATAGTTAGTAAAAGTGATTAAATAAGGCTTCAGATATTTAAGAAGCCTTATTTAATATATTCAATTTGATATTGAATTAACCTTTCAAAAACACTTTTTGTTGTCGGTTTTGAAGAATTGGTATTAAAAATGAACATTCCGCTGTCGATGTTGAAAAAATATTTCGTTGTATCATCGCTAACAGAAAACCATTTCAACAAGCCGTTTACAAGATTCACATCTTCCCATTTTATTGAAGAATCATCTAAGTTAAATATATGCGGATGTTGATTTAAAGTGTCTCTGAAAACAATTTTTCTGTCTTCAACATAGATAATTTCGCTTCCCTGAAATGCCTTCAGTTTGAAAAATTCGTTTTGAGTATTTCCCACATTATAACGTACAAAAGCATGAAATTCGGGAGTGCCAATTTCCTCCAAAAGAATTTTCTGTTTCTTTTTTCTGCTTTGTGCCGCTAGATAGGCAATCAGAAAAATAATTGCTGGAATAGATAGTATAAAAAAGAGAAAAACAATAAAGAAAAGTGCTAATGAATTCATGATTATTTTTTTTAAAATTTAGACTGTGGGATGTCTTTCAAATTCTTTCTCCCTATCAAATAAATATCTGTAAGTCGCTAGTTTTCTCGTCATCTCGGTCTCCAGATGCTTTGCAAGACCAAGCATTTTTGGGTTGAAATCACCAATCCACTGCATTTCAAAATCTAAAAATTCTGTAGCTTTTCTGAAATGATTAGCCGCTTCTACGATGAGGTAACCTTCTACACCTTTGTTTTGCCAATCTGGGAGGACTCCAAAAATTAAACCAACAAACTTAGTATTCTTTTTCACTTTCTTGTAATACAAAAATTTAATCTTATCCCAAAGCCCGAATTTTCCATTAAGATATTTAAACCATTGATTCAAATCTGGAATATTGATCCACATTGCGATAGGCTTTTCATTTTCATAAGCGAACCAGGCTATATGCTCGTTCATTACAGGTTTCATCGTGTTGAACATCTTTTTTATTTCCGCCAAATTCATCTGTTTTCCACCACCGTGGCTCTCCCAGGATTTATTGTAGATGGTATAAAAATCTTCAGCAAACTTTTCAAGATGGGCTTTGGTAACGGGTTTTGCAGAAAAATTTTCATTTTTGGAATGTTTAGCATGCATGATGTTGAAAATCCTTGAGGTCGGAGCGTGAGCCTTTCTACTGAAGCAAAGTTGGTTATAGTAAATCTGGAAACCGTAATTCTCAAAAAGTTCTTGATAATAAGGAAAATTGTAATTCATTCCATACAAAGGCTGAGAGAAGCCCTCAATAAGAACACCCCAAAATTTATCTCTTTCGCCGAAGTTTATTGAGCCGTCCATCGCTTCCATGCCATGTTTCAAAAGCCAGTTTTTGCAATGGTCAAATATGAAATTGGCAGTCTTCTGATCATTAATGCAGTCGAAGAAACCAATTCCTCCGGTCGGTTGTTTTTCTAGGTATTTTTTGTTTACAAAAACGGCAACTTTTCCCACCGTTTTTCCTTCCTTATTTTTGAACAGAAAACGAGCGCTTGCACCATTTTCAAAGGATTTATTTGTATTGCGGTCAAAAACCCCTTCAATATCTTTATCCAAAGGTCGGATATACGCTGTATCATCTTTGTAAAGTCTGGCAGGAAACTCTAAAAACTCTCTTTTTTGTGCGTTATTCTCTACTTCTTCAATGGTGATCATAATTATTTCAGACTAATGATGTGAAAGGTAATTCAAATTTGAGCTAAATTAAAATATAGAATTATTTTTATCCGTATTTTTGTTGCAAAATAAATAAAAATGGTTGATTTTACCGATAACGATGATGATATTTTCACAGGAAAAGAGCATACGCCGATCCGTGAAGATGCTTTTGAGAAATCGCCACAGGAAAAAATTGAAAAAATAACCGAGCTATTCGGGGAAATTATGGAAACTTTAGGTCTTGACATGACTGATGATTCATTAAAAGATTCTCCAAAACGTGTTGCTAAAATGTATGTTAATGAAATTTTTGGCGGGCTTCTTCCGGAAAATAAGCCAGGAATTTCTACATTTTCAAACAAATACAAATACCGACAGATGTTGGTAGAAAAAGATATTACAGTATATTCGTTCTGTGAACATCATTTTTTGCCGATTATAGGAAGAGCGCATGTAGCTTATATCTCAAACGGAGAGGTGATTGGCCTTTCAAAAATTAACAGAATCGTCGATTATTATGCAAAAAGACCGCAAGTTCAGGAGAGATTGACGATGCAGGTGGTAGACGCGTTAAAAGAAGCTTTAGGTACCAAAGATGTTGCCTGCATTATTGATGCAAAACATCTTTGTGTGAATTGCAGAGGAATAAAAGACACTGCAAGCTCAACAATTACTGCCGAATTAAGCGGAATTTTCAGAACCAATCCTATTACAAGACAAGAATTTCTGCATTATGTAGGAAGTCATGCTAAA
It contains:
- the metH gene encoding methionine synthase, with the translated sequence MKYLKLSGLEPLIITPESNFINVGERTNVAGSKKFLRLIKEEKFSEALDIARDQVDGGAQILDVNFDDGLIDGKASMIKFLNLIGSEPDISKIPIMVDSSKWEILEAGLQVVQGKCVVNSISLKEGKEEFVKHAKAIKRYGAAVIVMAFDEVGQADNYERRLEITQRSYDILVNEVKFPAEDIIFDLNIFPVATGMDEHRRNAIDFIEATRWVRQNLPYASVSGGVSNVSFSFRGNDTVREAMHSVFLYHAIQAGMNIGIVNPALLEVYDQINKELLELVEDVILDKREDATERLLDYSERNKSVKKEKVEELEWRTYPLQERITHSLVKGIDRFIEEDVEEARLQSARPLHVIEVNLMTGMGVVGDLFGAGKMFLPQVVKSARVMKRAVAYLQPFIEAEKDVAQKPNGKILMATVKGDVHDIGKNIVSVVLGCNNYDIVDLGVMVPAEKIIQAAIDHNVDVIGLSGLITPSLDEMVYIASELERQNLNFPLLIGGATTSKAHTAVKIDLKYKNAVVHVNDASRAVNVVSSLLGDRNKEYVDDLKSDYSDFREKFLNRQIDKNYVSIEDARKDKFKIDWENEEIFTLNNLGIQVFENQDLEELIPFIDWSPFFRSWDLHGKYPNIFDDEVVGEQAKELFADGQKILKKIVDEKRLVAKAIFGIFKANSNETDDILIYDENDQEKVKFLTLRQQVQKSKGKDYIALSDFIAPKSSGKTDYMGAFCVCTGFGTDELSDQYEKDNDDYNAIMVKAIADRFAEAYAEFLHKKVRTEYWGYANQENLSNEDLIAEKYKGIRPAPGYPACPDHLEKHAIWDLLKVEENIGVYLTESLAMFPTAAVSGYYFGSPHAKYFGLGKISEDQLKEYSVRKGISLQEARKWLNPNLADGI
- a CDS encoding Fic family protein translates to MKNIKILENLIEIKSIDEKKKSIDSNRPFSNELENKIFQKLKLDWNYNSNAIEGNQLSYGETIAFLNFGLTAKGKPFKDHLDIKGHNEAIGFMLQLIKENRPLSESDIKDLHKIILVEPYFSKTISPQGIEFEKEIKIGQYKTSPNHVKTVSGDIHYYTNPEEVAFEMNNLLEWYRNAEEENLHPIVISAIFHHKFTSIHPFDDGNGRLARILSNFILLKHQYPVIVIKNKHKIQYYSALNIADNGIYEDLVKLFAENIGFSLDIMQKAINGENINEADDLDKEIELFVKEMEIHNTNIVDVIKDKDFLIDTYIKGLFDYLSPKLSKFESLFQESYLFFSETKFLINDYKSLIDRIKEDNELLLNDDFTISIVFDDHVNYEFNVDLDITITIKKKTLKYFVKEEHSSYDEAMLESYLYRNTVFSKIYSYDSEKESIYNEVTKGVVNYLIDFIKNKTKQG
- the metF gene encoding methylenetetrahydrofolate reductase [NAD(P)H] is translated as MKITDHIKNANGKTLFSLEVVPPQKGIGIEDLYTNIDPLMEFKPPFIDVTTSREEYIYIDKGNGLMERRITRMRPGTLGICAAIQHKYGVDTVPHLLCGGFTKEETEYLLVDCMYLGIDNIMALRGDAMKGHQYFEATPGGHASAMDLVNQINNLGRGKYLHDEQICDDHNKFCIGVAGYPEKHMEAPSMNYDLKWLKQKVDAGADYIVTQMFFDNKKYIEFVTKAREMGITVPIIPGIKPIATKKHLKLLPQVFKIDLPEDLINAVESAKNNEAVKQIGVEWAISQCKELLDFGVPVLHFYSMGKSDNIKKVAGELF
- the folE gene encoding GTP cyclohydrolase I FolE → MVDFTDNDDDIFTGKEHTPIREDAFEKSPQEKIEKITELFGEIMETLGLDMTDDSLKDSPKRVAKMYVNEIFGGLLPENKPGISTFSNKYKYRQMLVEKDITVYSFCEHHFLPIIGRAHVAYISNGEVIGLSKINRIVDYYAKRPQVQERLTMQVVDALKEALGTKDVACIIDAKHLCVNCRGIKDTASSTITAELSGIFRTNPITRQEFLHYVGSHAKLD